From the genome of Vicinamibacterales bacterium:
GCCGTCGCGCACCACGATCTCCCCGCGCTCCAGATGGACGTCCTTGACCCGCAGCTCGACGCATTCCATCAGGCGCAGGCCGCAGCCGTAGAGCAAGGCCGCCATCAGCCACTCCGTCCCGGTGAGCGCCCCGAGCAGGCGGCCAACTTCTTCCCGGGCGAGGACGACAGGCAGGCGCACCGGCCGCTGGGCCCTGACGATGTCGTGCAGCGCCTGCACCGGCGTGTTGAGGACGGCTTGATAGAGGAACAGCACCGCCGACAGTGCCTGGTTTTGCGTGGACGCCGCCACGCGGCGACCGGCCAGCGACGACACAAATCGCTCCACGTCGGGCGGCCCGAGGGTTCGCGGGTCGCGCCAACCATGAAACTGGAGGCACCGCCGGATCCACGCAAGATAGGCGGCCTCCGTCCGGGGACTGTAGTGACGGAGCCGTAGGGCAGCGTGCGTCCGCTCGCGAATCCAGGTCAGCGGGCGGGTGGAGGTCACGGCCGCGCCGGAAGAAAAGAGCGTGCCATCCGGCGACGTGAGGTCACGTCGAGCGGCATCGGACTGTTGTCGCAGAAAGTGCGGCGCTCGGACGAGAACGGCGTGGCGGATTTCGCGGAGACGCGCCGTCCCGGGCCGAGGACCGGCATCCAGGGGCCCTACGACGGCGGCATCCGGGGGCACTGGGCGCGGGCACCACTGCGCGGAGCGTCGCCCGCGCGCCAGGTGCGTCCGACTGAACCTACCTGGCGTCCAGCTGCACGAACGCAATCGCGTTCCAGTCGTTCATGGGGATCACCAGCCGGTTCCGCTTGGAGTCGTAGGTCATCGACGCCGCGCTCGGAATGCCGGAGGCGATGACTTCGGCCTTCTGGCCGGGGCGGATGCGCGACACCGTGCCCTGCCGCACGCTCGAGACGTACTTGGTGCCGTCGGCCGTCACGACCACGCCGTCGTTGCCGGAATCCACGGCGTGCTCGGTGGTCACCAGCGTGCCGTCGGTCTTGAACGTCAGGACGTCGTTGGATCCGATGTTCACCACCACCAGGTTGCCCTGCCGGTCGAACGTGATGCCGTTCGGCATGCTGAGCGGCCTGCCCGAAACGAGCACGGACGAGGTGCCGTCCGGCGCGATCTTGTAGACCTTCCACGACGAGGCGTCCTGCGGCGTGCCCGTCACGGTGGCGTACACCGTGCCGTCGGCCGCCACTTCCAGGTCGTTGAAGCGGCCCGCCCCCGTCACCGGGATGGCGCCCTTCGGCTCGCCGGTCTTCATGTCGAACCACCGGACCGTGTCGATGTCCACCACGTACAGCATCCCGCGCGCCACGTGGCTGCCGAGCGGATGGTTCAGCGTGAGGCCGTTGCGGTTCACGCCGATCCACTTCAGCGTGTGCACGCTGCCATCGGGGTTGATGAGCGACACGTAGCCGTCGTTCTGCACCATGTCCTGCGGCATGCCGGCGTTCACCGAGACGATGAGGTCCCGGTCGGCGTCGTACGACAGGCTCTCGCTGAAGCGGAAACTGCCGAACACCTTCACGTTCGGCGTGGTCTTCAGCGGCTCGCCCGCGCGGAAGGGCTGGGCCGGCGCGGACGGCGCCTGGGCGAATGCGGTGGACCAAGCGGCAGCGAGCAGGGACACGGCAAGCACGAATCGGAACATCGAGGAACTCCTGGGCGCGCCCGCGATCGGCGCGGAGATGGGAGTGCCATCATAGCCCGCCGATCGGTGCCTGGTCCGCATCGGGTCCGGTTCAGCGCGCCGCCCGGCGGATCGACCCGCCTGCCGACGGTGCAGCACGACAGCGTGGCCGGGTGACGCCGTGGCAGCGTGCCGCCGTGACAGCAAGACGCCGTGGCAGCGCGGCGTGGCAGCGGGACGGCGGTGCAGCGTGGCGGCGTGGCGGCGGGACAGCGCAGCCGCCCCTTCCGAGCCGCTAGCCCCTCGCCCCAATGCTGGTCTTGACTGGCCAGTAAATCTCCGTCCGCCAGTCCGCGGGATTCGGGTGCTCCGCCGGATCGGTGAGATACGACTCCCAGGGCGCGCCGGCCGGTGCCAGGCCGTGCTCCGACATCCAGCGCTCGATTGCCGCGTACGTGTCCTGGAGCTCGTCGTACGCGCCGGCGTGGAGCGCCGTCACCACGTCACCGCCAGGCAGTTCGCCGGCCTCCACGTCATCCCGACCCTCGGCGGGCGCTGCCAGGGGCGCCCCTGCCTCGATGGTCATCAGGCCCGGTCCCACGCTCGTGTAGCGGACGAACGGCGGCCCGGCCATCGCATGGCCCGTCGACAGCGCGTAGCCGCAGCTCTTCCCCAGACCCTGGCCGATGGCCTTGGCCAGCTCGCCACGCGCCGTGGAGAGCCGGACGAACAGGATGGGCTGCGGCGCGATCGTGCGTTGGTCGATGGACAGCAGGGGCATGGACGATCTCCTGGCGGTGTCGTGGGTCGAGAGACGATACAGATGGACGCACGGCGCCGCCCGCTCGACGACCGCGCGGTGGCGTCGCCGGTCCGCGCCCGAGGCCCTGGACGAAGTCCGCGTCCGGTAACGCGATGGACTGCAGCCGAATCGCCGCCTGAACGCGCGCGTGAACACTTCGTGGCTGGCGAAACCGGCGTCGAGGGCCACGCTCAGCACGGCGTCGGTCGTGGCCGCCAGCCGCGCGGCGGCCGTGTCGAGGCGGACTCGCAGGACGTACTGCTTGGGCGACTCCCCGGCCATCCGCGAGAACTCGCGCTGCACGGCGAAGGGCGACCGGCCGCTCCGCTCCGCGAGCGTGCCGAGCGACACGTCCCCGGCCAGCCCTCGGCGCACGTCGTGCAGCAGCGCCAACCCATCCCGCCCCGACGCCATCGCCGGATTCTACGGCCCGTTCGCCACGGCCACTTGACGTTTCTTGCAGTCAGGCCGTCGCGGACCGACGCGGCCTGCGCCACGGTGCGGCAGCGTGACGGCGTGACGGCGTGGCAGCGTGGCAAGCTCCGTTCTTGCCCCAAGTCCCCAGTCCCGAGCCCCGGGCCCCGGGCCCCGAGCCCCGGAAACGTCCCTCCTTCTACTGGCTCACCATCACCGCCCCCTGCTTCAGGTGGCGGTCGAAGAACTCCTCCGCCCGGCGCCACGCGTCGCGCAGGATGTGCGCGCGGCGGAAGAAGTGGATCTCGCCCGGGTAGACGCCCATCTCGAACGGCTTGCCCAGCTTCAGGAGCACGTCGATGACGCGCAGCGAGTCCCTGAACTGGACGTTGCGATCGTTGGTGCCGTGCAGCACCATCAACGGGCGCTGCAGCCGGTCCATGAAGTTGATGGGCGCCGACAGTCGATAGATCTCGGGGTTCTCCACCGGCGTGCCCAGCCGCGGCGTGGTGTAACCGGCGCCGTAGGTCGCCCAGTCCACCACGCCCGCCACGTCGATGCCGCAGCGCCACAGCGTGGGATCGGTGTTCAGCGCCTGCAGCGTCAGGAAGCCGCCGTAGCTCAGCCCCCATACGCCGATGCGGTCCGGATCCACGTACGGCAGCGTCTTCAGGTAGTCCGCGCCGGCGGCCACGTCCGCCGTGTCCTTCACGCCCAGGCCCATGTGCACGCCGGTGGACCAGTCGCGGCTGTAGCCGGAGCTGCCGCGGTAGTCGGGCGTGAGCACCACGTAGCCCTGCTGCACCAGGTACTGCGTGACGGAGTAGTACATCCGGTACGCGCCGGGATGCCAGCCGAGGAAGTTCTGATCGGAGCCCGAGCCGTGAATCCACACGATGGCCGGGTGCTTGCGGGATGTGTCGAGGCCCTTGGGCAGCATCAGCGTGGCGGGCACGGGCGCGCGATCGAGGCGGCTCGGAAACGCCACCGGCGAGGGAGCGACCAGGTCCGCGGGGTTCAAGCCGGCCGGCATCGAGTCGCTCAACCGCACGGGCGTGGCGCCTGCGCGCAGTTCCACCGCGTAGAGATCCAGGGAGTGCTCGACCGCCGATCGCTGGTAGACCACGGAGCGTCCGTCCGGCGACACCTGGGGATCGAGGTGCACGCCCCGCGCGGTCACGATCGGCTCGCTCCGGCCGGTGGCCACCTCCACCACGTCCACGAAGCGCTCCATCTGGTTGCCGGGCGCGCTGTGGTGATACGCGATGCGGCGGCTGTCCGGCGACCAGCTGCCCAGCCCCACGCCGAAATCGCCCGACGTGAGCTGTGTCGCCTGCGCCTCC
Proteins encoded in this window:
- a CDS encoding integron integrase, translated to MPPDAAVVGPLDAGPRPGTARLREIRHAVLVRAPHFLRQQSDAARRDLTSPDGTLFSSGAAVTSTRPLTWIRERTHAALRLRHYSPRTEAAYLAWIRRCLQFHGWRDPRTLGPPDVERFVSSLAGRRVAASTQNQALSAVLFLYQAVLNTPVQALHDIVRAQRPVRLPVVLAREEVGRLLGALTGTEWLMAALLYGCGLRLMECVELRVKDVHLERGEIVVRDGKGGKDRVTMLPVALRQPLAAHLEARQRLHQADLSRGRGSVALPGALQRKYPRAPFEWGWQWVFPATRFYRDPETGWPRRHHLHESVLQKTVKHAAAKTGLPRAATCHTLRHSFATHLLEAGYDIRTIQELLGHRDVSTTMIYTHVLNRGGRGVRSPLDDLDR
- a CDS encoding SMP-30/gluconolactonase/LRE family protein — protein: MFRFVLAVSLLAAAWSTAFAQAPSAPAQPFRAGEPLKTTPNVKVFGSFRFSESLSYDADRDLIVSVNAGMPQDMVQNDGYVSLINPDGSVHTLKWIGVNRNGLTLNHPLGSHVARGMLYVVDIDTVRWFDMKTGEPKGAIPVTGAGRFNDLEVAADGTVYATVTGTPQDASSWKVYKIAPDGTSSVLVSGRPLSMPNGITFDRQGNLVVVNIGSNDVLTFKTDGTLVTTEHAVDSGNDGVVVTADGTKYVSSVRQGTVSRIRPGQKAEVIASGIPSAASMTYDSKRNRLVIPMNDWNAIAFVQLDAR
- a CDS encoding AraC family transcriptional regulator; protein product: MASGRDGLALLHDVRRGLAGDVSLGTLAERSGRSPFAVQREFSRMAGESPKQYVLRVRLDTAAARLAATTDAVLSVALDAGFASHEVFTRAFRRRFGCSPSRYRTRTSSRASGADRRRHRAVVERAAPCVHLYRLSTHDTARRSSMPLLSIDQRTIAPQPILFVRLSTARGELAKAIGQGLGKSCGYALSTGHAMAGPPFVRYTSVGPGLMTIEAGAPLAAPAEGRDDVEAGELPGGDVVTALHAGAYDELQDTYAAIERWMSEHGLAPAGAPWESYLTDPAEHPNPADWRTEIYWPVKTSIGARG
- a CDS encoding prolyl oligopeptidase family serine peptidase, whose protein sequence is MLCGLVAVGLAVELSAEPARGSITIGRIADIKYPTAPSWSPDGRRVAFLWDAAGKQDLFVVAPGGTPVALTDFAVDPQLLVSDIGAVEWVSNDELWFGKDGQLWSVSAASGRPAPTRVGSGLGDAGRFALSPDRAQIAFLRGGQVWLASVAAKTQRRITNLADGGPSPGVPVFSRDGRWLAFTATRGGLVPEDLPWNGPMVRSMENVTVERRVGVVAAQGGDVWWIPTIGAVSNLQFAGDGGVVYQELSPDGKTREIKVARVGGQPRVLWRDHDDRWWSPTGRDSRLLMSPDGKTLAFVSDRTGWIHLYAIPVDATSEAQATQLTSGDFGVGLGSWSPDSRRIAYHHSAPGNQMERFVDVVEVATGRSEPIVTARGVHLDPQVSPDGRSVVYQRSAVEHSLDLYAVELRAGATPVRLSDSMPAGLNPADLVAPSPVAFPSRLDRAPVPATLMLPKGLDTSRKHPAIVWIHGSGSDQNFLGWHPGAYRMYYSVTQYLVQQGYVVLTPDYRGSSGYSRDWSTGVHMGLGVKDTADVAAGADYLKTLPYVDPDRIGVWGLSYGGFLTLQALNTDPTLWRCGIDVAGVVDWATYGAGYTTPRLGTPVENPEIYRLSAPINFMDRLQRPLMVLHGTNDRNVQFRDSLRVIDVLLKLGKPFEMGVYPGEIHFFRRAHILRDAWRRAEEFFDRHLKQGAVMVSQ